In Euphorbia lathyris chromosome 10, ddEupLath1.1, whole genome shotgun sequence, the DNA window AATCAATAATCATTCTAAAAATAACTTTTGTATGGCATTACCAGTAAAGTATTCCTTTAGGTTAGAAGGAATAAagatatatatgaaaaataccTTATTTAGTTTCGGGCTAATATTTTGTTTAtctcatttaatatttttttgaaaaataagtccatttaattcaatttaaaagttataaattataatatttaaagtataaattcaattatcacgagaaataattaggaatccatCGGGGATTTCCTATTGGGGATTAACGGAGCGGGGTCGGGGATCCCCGTGGGGAAGGGATACCATTCCCCATCACCGTCCTATCTCCATTACGGGAACAAAAGTATCCCCATCCCCATCTCATGGAGATTCTTATCGGTGATTCTTTATCCCTATCGGGGTGGATCACCGATGGAGACGTCCCATTTGCATccttaataattatattttacatAGTATCACTTATTAGTAACATATATATCAAAACATATGCACCCGTAAAATTTTTTAAGTGTCAAAAATAATTacgagataattttttttacatgtgcATCCGTATTTTGATATATTACTAATGAATGGTAATATTAGTGAATAGTAATATTACGTAGAGTTGAAATAATGAGATTCTACGATGTCAGGGTGAAATTAGCTTAAATTGAAGTTAGGGTAAATTTACTTTTGACTCCTAAGGTTGAGTTATTTTTACACGTTATCTCaaacataaattaaaagtttgtgAAGATAGCTTTTTGTTTCTTTCCCCAGATATTAGTTATAAATCACCGTCATCTCTGACCCCACAATTTGTGGACATTCCTTTGCAAGCCTATGCTTCCACGCCATGTTTGCTATCTGGTAGGAAGTTATTTATGGATGCAATATTATGTCAACTTGGACAGATTTTCCaaacttctctctctctctctctctctcccctcTTTATATTCtccctttttttatttttattttttttaatttttgaatagaactcaaataaataaaacaagaattaaaacataaaatgtaAGAATACTATATCATCAGCTCATAATCTAAAAGATATTTACAGGCAAATGTTCATATCAGATCACTATgaccaaattttaaaaaaaaaactaaatatgaAGCCTGCAAAATGCTTCCCAATTTGTGAATTAACTATACCTGAATCAAATGCCTGTCTTGTATATGGTAAAAAActcagaagaaaaaaaaaggaatacttaaacaattataaataatgGAATAAGAAGCATCATAAATGCAAATGTTAAAGGGTTCAACTTAGTCGAATAGCCCCCTACTGTCGACGGCACCCTCGACACCTCAGTATTGTTTGCAGTAGCTTCTGGATTGATTGCAGTTGCCGGAGGGATTCCAGGACTTAACGGATTGATCGGTAGATTATTTGTTTTCGTATCATCATAACCTGAAACACAAATGGGTGAGAAAAAGTGTTTGAATTGTATCCCTTTCTGAAATATAAGAACTTAGTAGACTTACAATCTGATGCCTTCCAACCCAATAAGTTCCTTTCCCGGTCGAAAATTATACGGTAACCGGTCATGAAATTTTCTGCAATATTGTAAATGATAATCCCTCAGTACAGGCATTTAAGAAACAGAATTCAAAGAGAAGGAGTGATGTGATAAGATACTCACGGCCGATGATATTTACATCTCCGCTTTTGACAACACCGAGACAATATATGTACGCGTCACCCTGAATAACAACGAAGAAATGAGTTCATTTTGTAACGGAACGAATGGGAACAAGTTATCCAAGCTCTAGAGGCGAGACATTACCGGTAAAGCGACTATTACTACGGGATCCGTGACATTGAATTGGCTTGCACCTTTCATCATCAGATTGACAGTTGGAACTAACAGATCTGTCTGATTTGAGCTGCATTATATTAGCGAAAGTAAGAATATACATGAGCTGCATCTACTAGTGATATGATGTCGTGAGATAATTCTTACCTTATCTCGTAGCAATATTCGAAAGGCAAACCAGCAGTCGATGTGGATGAGGATGAGTATCGCTTTTCCTTTGCCTGGTTATTGAACTGCAGCATGATATAATAAACAGTGAGTAAACGAAACGATACAGCATTATATTTTAGTGAATATGAAATGAAAGTACTAAAGATACCTACAGTCTCAGTTAAGAGTGTATAGGCTGGATCatttagatatgtaaatgaggTACCGGAGTCGAAAATTGCATAGAACTCAAGAGCAGCGTTTTTCCCACCGACATCGATGTTAGTTATACTGATGTTGTAGGTTGGACTATAAACAAGTTCCGGATGGGAATGTAAGTACAATAATCATTGGATTCGGGGTAAGAAATCTATATGCACAAATGAATAAATAAGAAGAGAGTACTGACTGTGCTTCTCTGAGAttgaaaggtgtttcgccttgGCCTGAAATTCCAGTATCTCCAAAACTGATTCTCCCGATCCCATCCGGTCCAAAGCACATGGAAAAGGAATTGGAAGTATAACCTTCTCTTGCCAAAGTACTTGGAACTGATACATTAGTCATTCCGAGACCTAATAAACCGTTCGGAGCTGCACCATCCAAAAACGAACCAGTCTGAACTTGACCACAGCTGCAAACAAGTATTTTCGAAGAAAGTGACATTTAGCGAAACAAAATTAACGAAACAAGAAGCAAATTGCAGCAATCTAAGAAGATAATTTGCAATGATTGAAACACAAACAACATACACCCTTGTAACTAAAATCTAAACAACATTTCGATTCCAGATTTCATGAAACATAATCACAAGTCTCTAAAAGCAAAACAAACAGAAATTACCAACCCGAACGTTATCGATGCATTGACAGATTTCGATTGAGTATTATCTGTAGTCAagtgcaatacatcttcaacCAAGACCCCATTTGATGAAGTACCATTAGATAGATATATAACTTGATAAGGGCAAGTACTTTCGACAGACGAACATCGATTTTTCCTTGCACACAAGGCGCTGTTGCAAGTAACGTTTTTGCCTGTTGATGATGTACTAGTGCTGTAGATATTGAACTTTATTTCCTGTTTGATCATATGTTGTAACATCAGAAACTAAGCTAAAATGTTTTACTTAGAATTGGAATCTATATTTCACGGAAACTGAAACCGAAACCGAGAAAcagaaatttctaagaaattatAGCTAGAAAACAGTAATGAAACGGATACAAAACGTGAAAACGCAgattccgtgcaacatagattgGAATTCTAATTCAAAATCAAAGATTCATAAAAAGGAAATTAATTACTTGTCCATTTTGGGACTCCAAACCATGAACACAACTGCTACAATCACAAGGTAACCAGAAGAGATCACTGCCGGTGTCTAATGCTACAAGGAATGATAAACTCGGAGTCCCGACTGAAATATTAGCATAATGCAAACTGCAAAATTGAATTAATCACTCTAatcaattttcttaaattttctCAGGAGCCAAACAGAGCACAATAAGGAATTGAAGTACATAAAGCACAACAAAAATCCCCAAAAATTATTAGCAGATAAGAGGAGACTGACTTACAATCCGAGAGAACTGATCCGATAAGTTTCATTTCCGTTAGAGAAAGCAAGGGGAACAGAATTATTAGTAGCAGAAGCAAGTTTACGGCCATGGATTAAGCGGTCACGGTGAGCCATGGTAGCATAATAGTGAGGACTACCTTTTTCCGGCAAGTCATCGACGGATAAAAATCCTTTGACTGGATCGGAAAAACGGTGGTGGATATCGAATCCGTAAGTACCGAATCCGGAACAActcctaaataataatattaacagTGATGAGAAGAAGATAGATGAAGAAGAAGCCATTAGAATTgcagaggagaagaagaagaagaggaagaggaaatgGTTTGGTCGAAGTTGAAGAAGTTCATAAAAAGTCTTTGCTTTcacttaagtttttttttttctctttctgtGGAAAATGAAAACGCGGGTGTTTGGTGCCAACGTATGCAAGGGCGGAGATGTGGGTCCcgccttttatttattttttttaaaataaaaagtattatATTTTACTCCTACGGCTacaactcatcatcacaataaTATGGCAAAATATCTCATTAGTCCCTGCTCTTTCATTTTTTGATCACTGTTAgtcctgatctttcattttttgtttcACTATAccattgatattttatttaaatgtattaagcttttttttgtcacattaaactattaatgattaaaaaattaatttcaaacaTAAAACTCGGTTAATAGAGCATTATTCATTGTACATACAttcgaaatttatattttttcactgtttgaaaaCAGTTTTAGATGTATAATGTGACTGtagaaaaactgtaaaaaccttaatttaaactataaaaattatatttttttataattttaaatacaaatgaaattaataacgcATTTTTAATAGAATAAGATGTTTACAACTTACTAATTTAATAAGTAAGggtttaataaaacaaaaataagtaatcagaagcttaatgtaaaaaaaaagaaaaatcagggaccttaatgattatttttgcccaataataaaaaaaacttacaaaattaacaaaaaaaaaaaaaaaaattagttcatatatttgttttaatatatgttttaaaaagtTTCTTTATAGTAACTTATTTATTACTAGTTGACTAGCTTTAATTAAGTAAATTTACtaacaatataaataaagataatttaataaaagaagTATTTAACTTATTgtgaatttaataaattttaattttttatgaatgcgaatttaataatttaaaatcataATAAAGTAGGAGTTTAGCTTACTACTAGTATTTAATTTGCCCTTAAATTTGTAAAAAGTTTGAGTACTAGTGGGTTTGTTTAGATAGCTCCTTAGCTTGTTTAAAATGTTTCGATAGTTCattaacttgcttaaaatataattaattaattaattactcaaTTGCAAAAGAGTAAGTAAAAATGTGTTGCACATGCtttgaaaaagtaaaacgactaaGGTTGGGTATGCGATTCTAATATCAGAGAGGACATGTTTCATAGTTGATTAAGtaaaaactttattttaatatatatgttttaatctattctaTAAATCATGTAATAACATTCCAAAACGCGTACAATATGCATTCCATGTGCAATTTACATTTTTGGAACTAAGTGATgaattgatattttaagcaagttgaggtcGGGATATTCTACAGTTCAAGGGCAATTGGCTCAGAAGAGAGATGATATATTAAccctatttataattaaaagagGAATCATACCTATTTTATGAAatgttaaaatataaatttataatatatttaggGGTAAAAAATTTCAATAGTAATTCAATTAAAGTAATCTTTTATCCAATAAAATCAACAATGTAGCAAATTTGTTTCGATAAAGTCGCTCTAAGTGAATTTGACAATCTAGAACATCGAAATGTTTACATGGCAATATGCCAATAACACCTAACAATATGTTTGAGACGtggcaattaaaaaaaatgaaatttatgaATATCATAACCTGGTGACACATATTTCAAATTGATCcgattcattttttttgtttttgtttttaatttccaCGTGACAACATTGTGAGGTGTTGTTGATATGGAAGTCACAATAACACTTCAGTGGTTCACATCGTTAGATCTTTTAATAGTAATTTTATTAAGAAAGCTTACTATTTTAGTGACTGTATTGAGTAAAAAAACTACTTTAATGACGACCGGTACATAAAGCCCATTATTTAATGTTCATAGAAACTTTTTTTAGGaccaacaaaaatatataattttaagatTTCATAGTAATTTGTAGATAAAGATCCTTCGTCCATTTGAAAGACATGTATCGTCCGACTTTTAAGACACGTATATAGACGAGCACAAGATAAAGTTACAGAAGAGTCAATATTTCAAAAGGAATTGTTGACTAATTAAAAGACCAGCTTCTTCATTCaccatattaaaatatattttttaactgGCTGGGAGTTTCGCCTCCAACTATAGTATCTATTCGTCCctagacctgtccacgggtCCGGGTACCTGTCCAGGCCCGTGTCTCTTGGGCCGGGCTTGGACAATGCTAATTGATGTTAGACCCAGTCCAGCCCAGGCCCGCTAAAGCCTGCCTATTTTTTGGAcgggcttgggattaataaaaatagcgcggcccggcccagcccgcctattaatattaattaataaattttatatatttatatatttatatatcaaatatttattgttaagtattaaattttatttttataattaaaaaattatgtatatatgtttagGTGGATTTATATGGGTTGGACTGTAATTTAGGCGGGCTTGGGTCGAGCTGGACTTGAACTGAGGACTTTTATAAAAAAGCCCGTCTGGCCCAGCCCGACCCATGATCAGATCTGTCCGTCCCTATATTCAATCAATCGGTCAAAAGTCATCCAATGACCCGGTCCATGTAAAAAATACCCTTTATTTGAAGGTATCtatgttttcttaaatgatagCGGGACACATGTTTTATAGTATAAGATTTTGCATTCATGACCTACCTTTGACTATgtacttttttttcctttttatcctttttctattttaattaattattaaattccAGTTGCTATTTGCCACATCACATGACataaaaataatactaattgggataaaaaaaactaaataaatttattataatttaattaccAAGTGTTCAATAAATTGATGACATTAGGACATGTTATTTTCTCAAATTAGatgaaatttccaaataatttttaattggaAACTTAAAGTTTGAATttcttatattaaataatttagaTCGGTTTATGGAAATTTGGGATAGAAATAAAAGTGAGTGCtcacttttataatttttttgacTAGAAAATACCATTAAAAGCAACAAAAAGGACTTTTAAGCAAATAAAAAGTattgtaaaaaagtaaattaaaaaaGTATTTGGGGTATCGGCGTAAATACCAAAGGTTAAGGATAGGGATGTAAATATGTGGAAATAGGAGCGTTAGTGGTTGTTGGCGGAATTAAACCGTTGACATCAAACAGACTttgattactttttttttttggtgaacaCATACTTTGATTACTGATTACCTACAATTCAGATATTTTTTCCTTATTGACATGCTTGTTCATTCTGGtcgaataaataaaataaaggggcgtttggttcacatgaggtaagggaaaaggaatgAAAAAAGGGAAaccaaaggaaaggaaaggaataagTATTGattcccctatgtgtttggttatgtttaggaaagggaatgcaatttcaaacctctggaatttttgaactttcagatttctagaatttcaaaaaattcttgaacttcaaaaattattaaattctggaaattttggaactttaatttaaaatttttgaaattctggaatttttaaaattccagaatccggaaattctgaaattccagaatctagaatttttggaatttcaaaaattctggaattttagaaatgctgaaattctagaaattttggaagttcaaaaattctggaattccagaaattttggactttttgaaaattctggaatttcaaaaatttcagaaattttagaatttcatAAATTTCAGAGATTTgtggtttgataaaataagaagaacaaaaaaattgggaaagagaatccaattccctacaaGATTTGGGGTAATGggttaacctaaagtggggtaatcctataatctaaaatgggtaaagggaatgaatttttttgttaagcaaacaagaacaaagggaatgaaaccctcccattctcattcccattcctaaagaccccgaaccaaacgccccctaaaggcttaatacatcatttgctctaaacttgtccaaaagctttgaactttcaaagtgtttcaATAGTTCCCtcaacttatataaaatgttcagttaacttcttgaacttgcacaaaatgtaatcaattgttcactcagttgcaaaaaagtaagttaaatgcgaaagatgtaCCGCAcaagtcttaaaaaaagtaaaacgaccaaaatcaggatatgcggttctaatattagagaagttaagttttataattgagcaagtaataacttcatttttaatctatttttgaattatgtaataacatttctaagatgcgtgaaatacatcttccacatttaacttacttttttttttacgaccgagtgaccaattgattacattttacgcaagtggGGGCTAAATGAacattttacacaagttcaaggaggctatcagaacactttgaaagttcagggggacaatcaacctttttagacaagttcaggaggcaaatgatgtattaagcctaaaataaAATGTAGGTCTTGTTTAGCAAATAACTATTAGTTGACTACATTTGCTATTAGCTAATTACTTTTTTAGTTAGTTGATTTGACTAGATTGtgtaaattatttgataaaatttagCTGATTActaatagctgtttgtgtaaaatgataaataatgacatGATAAAACTTTTATTTCGGGTTAAATGGTAGTAATTAAGAGTAAAAGTATCTTTTAAAAGAGATTGAGCAATAAGATAATTGAAAAATCTCATAAAAgcaacattttcaaaattagctttttgaaccAAATAAGTTTTTTAAGCATCTTTTCACCAAACACCATTATTAGAAGTtcgactagtcaaaacctctaattttactaaaaaaaaaactccttaCGAAACAGGGCCGTAATGTTTGCTACGGTGGTTATTTTGTAGTGGATTATAATCGTCGAACACGTGGTTTAGATGTGTTATGGAAGAACGTTTTAGTTTTTCTAAAAACCACATTGATGTGCTTCAAAGTGGTGAGAGTTTTTGTACTTGGATATGTATGGCTTCATGGCTCCCAGATCGTTCCCAACACCACGATACTTGGGACCTCTTACACTCTCTTAAATCTCAATCCCATTTACGGTGGTGTGTTTTTGGAGACTTTAATGATATGTTAAGCCCTGTTGAAAAAATGGCATCCATTCCCATCTGGAATGGTTTTATAGGGGTTTAAGGGAAACTACTCTCGATTGTGGCTTAACTAATGTTGACTTGTTAGGCTGCAATTTTATCTAGGAGAAGGGGAGAGAAACTCCTAACTTTGTTGAAGAAAGGCTAGATCGGTGCATGGTGATAAAGGAGTGGTCCATTATCTTTCAGAATGCTCATCTCACTTGTCTTGCTACCTCGGTCTCTGATCACTACCTCATAAAGCTCACCACTTCTCTAAAAGTGCGTGATTGTGAAGGTTGGAAGTTCATATTTGAGAATGACTGGGTCTTGGAGGAAGCATGCATGCACTTTGTTACACATAGTTGGCAAATGTTGAAAGGTAAATTCCTTATTAAAATGTTCCAAATTTGTTTGATTGTAATGAACGAGTAGGGCAAGAGTCACCAGCTAGACTTTAGAAGCCATGTTATTGACTGCAAGAAGGCGCTATTACGTGCTTTTCAAGATAGTAATGGGGATACTGAATACAATGTTATGACATGTTGCAACAATCTTAATAATTTGCTTCTCCAAGAGGAATTAGAGGTCGAAGCTTACACGGCTTAAAGGGGGAGACATGAACAACAAAGTGTTCTATGCAGTGACTTCTTAACTTAAACGTGTCCATAAAATTATAGATCTCTAATATGACCAATGTACTAATATTTTTGACCTTGATACTATAAATTCTCACATTTTGGCTTATTTTCAAATATTTTCGACACCAATATGAATCAAGGGTAGATTACGTATTAAACTCCCTCCCTAAGCATCATAAATCTTATCTCATAGAACCTTTTTGCATTGAGGAATTTAGGACATCCATTTTCTCTATGGGCCTGAATAAGTCTCCTGAGCCCGATTGTTTGAatccttttttttcaaaaattctaaCTAGTCATTGGGAACGATGTGTTTTAAGCATGTACCTCGTGGTTAAATAATGGTTCCTTCATTGAGTCTGTAAATGATACCACTATTGTGCTCATTGCCAAAGTTGATCATCCCCGGTCTATTCAAAATGTTAGACCCACCTTATTATGCAATATTATCTATCAAATCTTTACTAAAGTTTTAGCTAATAGAATAAGGACCTTATTGCTGGATCTTATAGGAAGAGAATAGTCAGCTTTTGTGTTAGGAAGATCAATTATTGATAATATCTTGTTAGCTTTTGAAATGATCCATTATATGAAGAGGCAAACTAGATGTAAGCACAAGTATATAACTTTGCAAATTGACATTCAGAAAGCGTATGATAGAGTCAGATGGTAGTACATAGTCACAATTCTTCTTAAGATGGGGTTTTATACAGTCTAGACCAGTTCGGTGATGCAAAAGAAGGTATATTAGGTAGTTTGAGACAAGTTCAATTACCTCCATGTGACTCATGCATTAAGGGAAATATGTATAGAAAACCATTTAGTAAGGCTACTGGAGCCAAAGATCCTTTGCAATGAATTCACTAAAATTTTTGTGGTCCAATGAATGTGAGGGGTAGGCATGGAGCACACTACTTCATCAATTGCATAGATGACTATACAAGGTATGTTCATGTCTACTTGATGTCTCATAAGTCTGAAGCATTAAAATATTTCAAGAAGTTGAACTTCATCGAgaatcaacaagaaagaaagatTAAAGCTTTGAGAGTTGACCACGGTTGGGAATATCgttcagatgaattcaaagcTTTATATGATGAAAATGAGATTAAACATCAATTGTCCATTCCTTATACTCCACAATAGAATAGCGTTGCCAAGAGGAGAAATAGAACTTTTCCCAATATGGTCAAGTCAATGATGGCTGAAGTAAATCTAGCAATTTCTTATTTCGGAAATGCATTGTTAACAACCATCTATGTTCTGAACTGGGTACCCTCCAAATTTGATAGAACATCATAACACATGTTTTCATACTTTAGATATAACGTTTTAAGTGAAGTGCAAATTTAGATATAATGTATAAAATGATGtaaatttaatcttaatgtttccaagcaaaatcaattttagctcAGCATTATcataaatttgaaaagactggtttgcatgttatttaactgtcatatatgagattccaaacaaatttgttgataaattgaagcagttttctataattttttgtaactatattaataagaTAGTAAATAATTTAGACagttcaacaaaaaaaatgtgattaatttatatgtaacatatttaatttttagcattttaatagaacttttgtaattttattagaAATACACTAAATATCAAAGACATAATTGAAATTTAGAGAATCTAAAGTGACAATTaaatatcaatcaaattaattttttttctaaatttcaataaaacataattaaaactgatcttgattaaaaaatattagaatgaaaatattagaattaaatttggtaTTTATCCCGAATAAATATAAGCTAGAGAGCTAGGCATTAATATTTGAAGCCACTAAAACTTggtcaaaaataaaattttagcaCTTAAATAACCTATTGTATTACGTAATCTATTATattgattttgaaattatatattTGGAAGATAATTATTTCATGGTTGGTAAAGCTCCATGTGTGATATATTAATTGTTAGGTTTGTCAAACATTGAATTGGTCCATTTTAATAGTTTGAATTGCTTCATTTGGTTAATTCCATCACTAATCAATCTCTAATAAAGTGTCAAACACGAAACAAATTAAACATAATGCAATAATAAAGTGTCAGACAGTAAGTAatgatatttatttttgaaaaggaGTTGTTAAATACCGTCCCTTTTTAGTTATCATTGTTTCCTCTCGGATATTTTaaccatttttataatttcgaACAAAAAACTGAAAATCCTCTCTTCCAagtacgaaactgaaattataaaaaattggaCTTGAAAACTCCGAAAAATGACGATTTCAAACACGAGGTAACAAATCTACATGAAAACTACTGAAATTTatgaatttttcaaaaaattcattttttttgtggAATTTTCCCTGAACGAGATCTTTGCATGCCCTTAGGACAGACAGGTATTCCACCCGCCTACCCTTAGGACAGGTGGGTGGACCCACCTGCCCTTAGTGGATGATCTACCCCCTTTACAAGGAGCCGAAACCTACTTTACGGGTGGATGAACATCCCGTCCGCCCTTGGGACAGGCGGGAGAAATTCCCACCTGCCCTTAGGCCAGGCGGGTGTTTCACCCGCATATCCTAAGGGCGGGCGGGATGTTCATCCATCTTTCCTTAGGGCAGGCGGGATTTTCACCCACCCATGCCATCGTCAATGAGTTCCGTCTCCGAATCCGGAGACGGAACTCGTGTTTTCAATTCAAATTAAGCAAAACAACTTACTAGAGGGATCATTAGTCATTTTCCTTTGCCGTGTCTGTTAGCCATGATTGTTGTTTGGGTTTGTGATTTtggaagaaattaaagagagaattttcagtttttgattgAAATTATAAGAAGGGAAAAATAGTCCAAATTGGGGCGATGATAAGTAATTAGGGAACGGTATTTAGCTATCCACCAAAATAATTGTTTCATttataagtaattaaaaaatgttaatttcaaataaatgctCTATgatttcacaattttttttttcccaaatcgGTACCTATGATgggtaaaattttcatttttccaaaTTTGTTTGATAGTAAcctcaaaatgaattttttcaagaattaaaattgtttaagtatcatatttattatgaaaccacattttttatttttcaaaatcatcatttttggagttttctctctctaaacattaagtttctctctcattttttaaaaaaaaaaaacaccaccTAAATAACCCCAAacttaaaaagttgaagaattaaagttgcttaaatatcatttaattcttaaaaagtttcattttgagatcgttatgtgccaaatttaaaaaaatgaaaattttgtcaGCCACTGATCtgtaaaaaaaatgtgataccacatggttttatttgaaattaaccttaAAAAAGCATAAGACCATTTTTCTCtccaaactaaagcttcaaaatccgttagaaccttaaactatcaaaattattAATCGGATCTTTGagctaagtaaaaatcatcaattgagttcttatcgaaaatcattcggttgaacaattTCAGACCATCTTTTCCAAActcatgttgagccaacacaaaGACCGTTACAATCCAtgtcaaatagtcacagtttctaattttaggataggataaggactcaattgatgatttttgcttagctCAGAGACctaattaataattttgataGTGTAATGTCCCAATTAactttgaagttttagtttaggAGGTCAAATGTGTGTTATGtcaattaaaaatttacaaTAGAGAAGTTTGAATTTGCATCTTCAATAGCATAGATCGTGATAGAGCAATAATAGACATTGCTTGGAACTGTTTTTGGCACTACAACG includes these proteins:
- the LOC136209666 gene encoding aspartyl protease family protein 1-like → MASSSSIFFSSLLILLFRSCSGFGTYGFDIHHRFSDPVKGFLSVDDLPEKGSPHYYATMAHRDRLIHGRKLASATNNSVPLAFSNGNETYRISSLGFLHYANISVGTPSLSFLVALDTGSDLFWLPCDCSSCVHGLESQNGQEIKFNIYSTSTSSTGKNVTCNSALCARKNRCSSVESTCPYQVIYLSNGTSSNGVLVEDVLHLTTDNTQSKSVNASITFGCGQVQTGSFLDGAAPNGLLGLGMTNVSVPSTLAREGYTSNSFSMCFGPDGIGRISFGDTGISGQGETPFNLREAHPTYNISITNIDVGGKNAALEFYAIFDSGTSFTYLNDPAYTLLTETFNNQAKEKRYSSSSTSTAGLPFEYCYEISSNQTDLLVPTVNLMMKGASQFNVTDPVVIVALPGDAYIYCLGVVKSGDVNIIGQNFMTGYRIIFDRERNLLGWKASDCYDDTKTNNLPINPLSPGIPPATAINPEATANNTEVSRVPSTVGGYSTKLNPLTFAFMMLLIPLFIIV